A genomic segment from Alistipes senegalensis JC50 encodes:
- the nadC gene encoding carboxylating nicotinate-nucleotide diphosphorylase — translation MKPEYKPFVDELIELCIKEDIGDGDHTSLACIPADEHGRMRLLCKQEGTIAGIEIAQLVLQRLDPEMKFEQVLRDGDRVAPGDVAFYVSGRLRSLLQAERILLNIMQRMSGVATQTAVYVKRLEGLHTKVLDTRKTTPGMRVLDKMAVKIGGGENHRMGLFDMVLLKDNHIDFAGGIRPAIAGVRKYLAAKGKNIPIECEVRSLEDIDEVFAAGGVDRIMFDNFTPEMTRKAVEKVAGRCETESSGGITLETMRDYAECGVDFISVGALTHQIKSLDMSLKACE, via the coding sequence ATGAAACCCGAATACAAACCTTTCGTAGACGAACTGATCGAACTCTGCATCAAAGAGGACATCGGCGACGGCGACCACACGTCGCTGGCGTGCATCCCCGCCGACGAACACGGACGCATGCGCCTGCTGTGCAAGCAGGAGGGCACGATCGCCGGCATCGAGATCGCCCAACTGGTGCTGCAACGCCTCGATCCCGAAATGAAATTCGAACAGGTGCTCCGCGACGGCGACCGCGTCGCGCCCGGAGACGTGGCGTTCTATGTCTCGGGACGCCTGCGCTCGCTGTTGCAGGCCGAACGCATCCTGCTGAACATCATGCAGCGCATGAGCGGCGTGGCGACCCAGACCGCCGTCTATGTCAAACGCCTCGAAGGACTGCACACCAAGGTCCTCGACACCCGCAAGACCACGCCCGGCATGCGTGTGCTGGACAAGATGGCCGTGAAGATCGGCGGCGGCGAGAACCATCGCATGGGGCTCTTCGACATGGTTCTGCTGAAGGACAACCACATCGACTTCGCCGGCGGCATCCGTCCGGCGATCGCGGGCGTGCGCAAATACCTCGCGGCCAAGGGCAAGAACATCCCGATCGAATGCGAGGTCCGCTCGCTGGAGGACATCGACGAGGTGTTCGCCGCGGGAGGCGTCGATCGCATCATGTTCGACAACTTCACCCCCGAGATGACCCGCAAGGCGGTCGAGAAGGTCGCCGGACGCTGCGAAACCGAGTCGAGCGGCGGCATCACCCTCGAAACGATGCGCGACTATGCCGAGTGCGGCGTCGATTTCATCTCGGTGGGCGCGCTGACGCACCAGATCAAGTCGCTCGACATGTCGCTCAAAGCCTGCGAATAA
- the purN gene encoding phosphoribosylglycinamide formyltransferase produces the protein MRRLAVFASGSGTNFEAIVRACEQGVLDAEVVLMVCDKPGAKVVERAAEHGVEAFVFAPKEYASKAAYEREIVARLDAAGVELVCLAGYMRIIGDELLGAYGGRIINIHPSLLPAFRGAHAIEQALEYGVKVFGVTIHYVDSELDGGRIIAQRAFPYEGSDIEELEPMIHAVEYPLYIETIKKLIE, from the coding sequence ATGCGGCGCCTTGCGGTTTTCGCCAGCGGCAGCGGCACCAATTTCGAAGCCATCGTCCGGGCCTGCGAGCAGGGCGTACTGGATGCCGAAGTGGTGCTGATGGTCTGCGACAAGCCCGGTGCGAAGGTGGTCGAGAGGGCCGCGGAGCACGGGGTCGAGGCATTCGTATTCGCCCCGAAAGAGTATGCTTCGAAGGCCGCATACGAACGGGAGATCGTCGCACGGCTGGATGCCGCGGGTGTGGAACTGGTCTGCCTGGCGGGCTACATGCGCATCATCGGCGACGAACTGCTGGGGGCCTACGGGGGACGGATCATCAATATCCATCCGTCGCTGCTGCCGGCCTTCCGGGGGGCGCATGCCATCGAACAGGCGCTGGAATACGGCGTCAAGGTCTTCGGCGTGACGATCCATTATGTCGATTCCGAACTCGACGGCGGTCGTATCATCGCCCAGCGGGCCTTCCCCTACGAGGGCAGCGACATCGAGGAGCTGGAACCGATGATTCACGCCGTGGAATATCCGTTATACATTGAAACTATTAAAAAACTGATCGAATAA
- a CDS encoding LTA synthase family protein — protein MKRLLHTPLALLVWRIVLLYAVLMLCRTAFYLYNAAVLGPLTWAEAWPLLAGALKFDTASVVYADGVFILLSLLPLPLRERRWYRAVLFWYYVAVNAVLVVATNLADTVYFRYTQKRFTADEIFFADNDNSLQLVGKFMAENWYLVLLWIALTALLAWGYRRRVREESIFSRGWAYYIGNTVIFAAAAGLSVAGMRGGMTRMTRPITLSNATLYTADSGKANLILSNPFCILRTIGSAGSVKYKKHFAPEELARRFTPVHQPADSAAVNLAGRNVVVFIMESMSAEHSAYLCPEVYADREVKGFTPFLDSLMQNGLVFKRMYANGTRSIQAMPSVLGSIPSFRTPFVLMAQSLGESRQLPAMLADKGYATLFFCGSEHGSMGFGAYARSAGVERLVSREDYEARHGTGDFDGYWGIWDEPFLQFMGEELAATPEPFFATLFTLSSHHPFVVPEQYAATLPDGYTRIHKGVAYDDQAFRRFFHRFGGEEWFRRTIFVFVADHVSSEKFAEKTRSYPGNMHIVGFIHTPDGALQGEVREVTQQLDIMPTVLGLTGNTEPYFAFGRDVLNEPQRPRWSVSYDGKFRALTDDGAVVLDDSGSEVQECPTTPAADSLTQSFRALIQQYYSHIERKSYTPND, from the coding sequence ATGAAACGTCTGCTCCATACCCCGTTGGCGCTGCTCGTGTGGCGCATCGTGCTGCTCTACGCGGTGCTGATGCTCTGCCGCACGGCGTTCTACCTCTACAACGCCGCCGTGCTCGGCCCCCTGACGTGGGCCGAGGCGTGGCCGCTGCTGGCCGGAGCGCTGAAATTCGACACCGCCTCGGTCGTCTACGCCGACGGGGTGTTCATCCTGCTGTCGCTGCTGCCCCTGCCCCTGCGCGAACGGCGCTGGTACCGGGCCGTGCTGTTCTGGTACTACGTCGCGGTCAACGCCGTGCTGGTCGTGGCGACGAACCTCGCCGACACGGTCTATTTCCGCTACACGCAGAAGCGTTTCACGGCCGACGAAATCTTCTTCGCCGACAACGACAACTCGTTGCAGCTGGTCGGGAAATTCATGGCCGAGAACTGGTATCTGGTGCTTCTGTGGATCGCCCTGACCGCCCTGCTGGCGTGGGGCTACCGCCGCAGGGTGCGGGAAGAGAGCATTTTCAGCCGCGGATGGGCCTATTACATCGGCAACACGGTGATCTTCGCGGCGGCCGCGGGGCTGAGCGTCGCCGGGATGCGCGGCGGCATGACCCGCATGACGCGCCCGATCACCCTGTCGAACGCCACGCTCTACACCGCCGACAGCGGCAAGGCCAACCTCATCCTGAGCAATCCGTTCTGCATCCTGCGCACCATCGGCAGCGCGGGGAGCGTCAAATACAAGAAACACTTCGCCCCGGAGGAGCTGGCGCGGCGCTTCACGCCCGTGCACCAGCCTGCGGACAGCGCGGCCGTGAACCTCGCGGGCCGCAACGTCGTGGTCTTCATCATGGAGAGCATGTCGGCCGAACACTCGGCCTACCTCTGTCCGGAGGTCTACGCCGACCGGGAGGTGAAAGGATTCACGCCCTTCCTCGACTCGCTGATGCAGAACGGACTGGTGTTCAAACGGATGTATGCCAACGGCACGCGGTCGATCCAGGCCATGCCCTCGGTGTTGGGCAGTATTCCGTCGTTCCGCACGCCTTTCGTGCTGATGGCCCAGTCGCTGGGCGAGAGCCGCCAACTGCCCGCCATGCTGGCGGACAAGGGGTATGCGACGCTCTTCTTCTGCGGTTCGGAACACGGCTCGATGGGATTCGGCGCCTACGCCCGTTCGGCGGGCGTCGAGCGGCTGGTGAGCCGCGAGGACTACGAAGCCCGCCACGGCACGGGGGATTTCGACGGGTACTGGGGAATCTGGGACGAACCGTTCCTGCAATTCATGGGCGAGGAGCTCGCGGCTACGCCTGAACCCTTCTTCGCCACGCTGTTCACCCTCTCGTCGCACCATCCGTTCGTCGTACCCGAGCAGTACGCCGCCACGCTGCCCGACGGATACACCCGGATTCACAAGGGCGTAGCCTACGACGATCAGGCGTTCCGCCGCTTCTTCCACCGCTTCGGCGGCGAGGAGTGGTTCCGCCGCACGATCTTCGTATTCGTCGCCGACCACGTTTCGTCGGAGAAATTCGCCGAAAAAACGCGCTCCTACCCGGGGAACATGCACATCGTGGGATTCATCCACACCCCCGACGGCGCCCTGCAAGGCGAGGTGCGGGAGGTCACGCAGCAGCTGGACATCATGCCCACGGTGCTGGGCCTCACGGGCAACACGGAACCCTACTTCGCCTTCGGACGCGACGTGCTGAACGAGCCGCAGCGGCCCCGCTGGTCGGTGTCGTACGACGGGAAATTCCGCGCGCTGACGGACGACGGAGCCGTCGTGCTCGACGATTCGGGCTCCGAGGTGCAGGAGTGCCCGACGACGCCCGCCGCCGACAGCCTGACGCAGTCGTTCCGGGCGCTGATCCAGCAATATTACAGCCATATCGAACGCAAGAGTTACACCCCCAATGATTGA
- a CDS encoding TonB-dependent receptor, which translates to MHRKLIAIPLLLLASAAAGRTAGGEENEAADTVIVVDKVQVTAIKQGLVLRSQPVAASIVGSRAIGRSRIGALKELSQTVPNFHAPDYGSRMTSSIYVRGLGARIDQPVIGLNIDNVPVLNKDNFDTELADAERIEVLRGPQSTLYGRNTMGGVVNVYTLSPLAYQGVRLTAEYGSGDSYRFRASSYCKLSPDLGMAVTGYYTRTGGFFDNLYTGEKCDREQLGGGRWKLQWRNRKGLRIDNTLSFSVLDQGGYPYAYVGEEIVHDGQVVIRKGEISYNDPCSYRRTTVSDGLTVRYDAEKFAVSSITSYQYSDDAMILDQDFTPLSYFTLKQARREHTVTEDVVFRSRDGRRYGWLFGAFGFYRHGTMEAPVHFKRTGIEKLILENANTSPDLHYTMDADELPLCSDFRMPSYGAALYHESRFTLGHWRITAGIRADYECTRLRYHSKAGMDCSLSVNGGAPAPIRIDIDETNEIAHSYTEILPKFSVMYCFDEMRNLYVSVARGYKAGGFNTQMFSDILQEKIKWQMASGIPYEGPDLMSYEPEYSWNYELGGHFSCMDGAVRGDFAVFWIDVRDQQLTVFPAGTATGRMMTNAGRTRSVGAEAALQFAPWQSLEINTAYGYTDARFVRYDNGIGDFKDNHIPYAPQHTFSAGVAWTLPTGVKWLGDLVLQAGVRCAGRIWWNEENTLSQPFYALTDASVRIEHKHYSLDFWGRNLAGTGYDVFYFKSIGNEFVQRGRPRTFGITLNINI; encoded by the coding sequence ATGCACCGTAAACTGATAGCCATACCGCTCCTGCTGCTGGCCTCCGCGGCCGCGGGCCGCACCGCCGGCGGGGAGGAGAACGAGGCGGCCGATACGGTGATCGTGGTGGACAAGGTGCAGGTGACGGCCATCAAGCAGGGGCTCGTCCTGCGGTCGCAGCCCGTCGCGGCGTCGATCGTCGGCAGCCGCGCCATCGGGCGCAGCCGCATCGGGGCGCTGAAGGAGCTCTCGCAGACGGTTCCCAACTTCCACGCCCCGGACTACGGGTCGCGCATGACCTCGTCGATCTACGTGCGGGGCCTCGGGGCGCGCATCGACCAACCGGTGATCGGCCTCAACATCGACAACGTACCCGTGCTCAACAAGGACAATTTCGACACGGAGCTGGCCGACGCCGAACGCATCGAGGTGCTGCGCGGTCCCCAATCGACGCTCTACGGCCGCAACACGATGGGCGGCGTGGTGAACGTCTACACACTCTCGCCGCTGGCGTATCAGGGGGTGCGGCTGACGGCCGAATACGGCAGCGGGGATTCCTACCGCTTCCGGGCGTCGTCCTACTGCAAGCTATCGCCCGACCTCGGGATGGCCGTGACGGGCTACTACACCCGCACGGGCGGCTTTTTCGACAATCTGTACACGGGTGAAAAATGCGACCGGGAGCAGCTGGGCGGGGGCCGCTGGAAGCTCCAATGGCGCAACCGCAAAGGACTGCGCATCGACAACACCCTTTCGTTCTCGGTCCTGGACCAGGGCGGCTACCCCTACGCCTACGTCGGCGAAGAGATCGTGCACGACGGGCAGGTCGTCATCCGCAAGGGGGAGATCAGCTACAACGATCCCTGCTCCTACCGCCGGACGACCGTCAGCGACGGACTCACGGTGCGCTACGACGCCGAAAAATTCGCCGTTTCGTCGATCACCTCCTACCAATACTCCGACGACGCGATGATCCTCGATCAGGATTTCACGCCCCTGAGCTATTTCACGCTCAAACAGGCCCGGCGCGAACACACCGTCACCGAAGACGTGGTGTTCCGCTCACGCGACGGACGCCGCTACGGATGGCTGTTCGGGGCGTTCGGGTTCTACCGCCACGGCACAATGGAAGCGCCGGTGCATTTCAAGCGCACGGGCATCGAGAAGCTGATCCTCGAAAACGCCAACACCTCCCCGGACCTGCACTACACGATGGATGCGGACGAACTGCCGCTCTGTTCCGATTTCCGCATGCCCTCGTACGGCGCGGCGCTCTACCACGAATCCCGCTTCACGCTGGGGCATTGGCGGATCACGGCCGGCATCCGCGCCGATTACGAGTGCACCCGGCTGCGCTACCACAGCAAGGCCGGCATGGACTGCTCCCTGAGTGTCAACGGCGGAGCGCCGGCCCCCATCCGGATCGACATCGACGAGACGAACGAAATCGCCCATTCCTACACCGAGATACTCCCGAAATTCTCGGTCATGTACTGCTTCGACGAGATGCGCAACCTCTACGTCTCCGTGGCCCGGGGCTACAAGGCCGGAGGATTCAACACGCAGATGTTCTCGGACATCCTCCAGGAAAAGATCAAATGGCAAATGGCCTCGGGAATCCCTTATGAGGGACCCGACCTGATGTCCTACGAACCCGAATACAGCTGGAACTACGAACTGGGCGGCCATTTCTCGTGCATGGACGGCGCCGTGCGGGGCGATTTCGCGGTGTTCTGGATCGATGTCCGCGACCAGCAGCTCACGGTCTTTCCCGCAGGGACGGCCACGGGCCGCATGATGACCAACGCGGGCCGCACGCGCAGCGTCGGGGCCGAAGCCGCCCTGCAATTCGCGCCGTGGCAGTCGCTGGAGATAAACACCGCCTACGGATACACCGACGCCCGTTTCGTGCGTTACGACAACGGTATCGGGGATTTCAAGGACAACCATATCCCCTACGCTCCACAGCACACCTTTTCGGCCGGGGTCGCATGGACCCTCCCGACGGGCGTGAAGTGGCTCGGCGACCTGGTGCTGCAAGCCGGGGTCCGCTGCGCCGGGCGCATCTGGTGGAACGAGGAGAACACGCTTTCGCAGCCGTTCTACGCGCTGACGGACGCTTCGGTGCGGATCGAACACAAGCACTACTCGCTCGACTTCTGGGGCCGCAACCTCGCAGGAACGGGCTACGACGTATTCTATTTCAAGTCGATCGGCAACGAGTTCGTCCAGCGCGGACGCCCCCGGACCTTCGGCATCACCCTGAACATAAACATATAA
- the folD gene encoding bifunctional methylenetetrahydrofolate dehydrogenase/methenyltetrahydrofolate cyclohydrolase FolD gives MAKIISGKELSAKLKLEMADEVKTFPAKYGRVPHLVVILVGEDPGSVSYVTGKAKASAEVGIRNTTIRKPESVTEAELLDIIAALNLDDEVDGILVQLPLPKHIDEDKVIAAIDKSKDVDGFHPLNVAALWQKQPCTLPCTPKGILKMLRTAGVEIAGKRTVVIGRSNIVGLPVSKLLLDANATVTMAHSRTRDLAEVTRGAEILVVAIGRPKFVTADMVSEGTVVIDVGVNRDPETGKLCGDVDFAAVEPKASVITPVPGGVGPMTICCLMENTIECFLNKKNRS, from the coding sequence ATGGCAAAAATCATTAGCGGAAAAGAACTCTCAGCGAAACTGAAACTCGAAATGGCGGACGAGGTGAAGACCTTCCCCGCGAAATACGGACGTGTGCCCCATCTGGTGGTGATCCTCGTGGGCGAGGACCCCGGCAGCGTGAGCTATGTGACGGGCAAGGCCAAGGCTTCGGCCGAGGTGGGCATCCGCAACACCACGATCCGCAAGCCGGAGTCGGTCACCGAGGCCGAATTGCTGGACATCATCGCGGCGCTGAACCTCGACGACGAGGTGGACGGCATTCTGGTCCAGCTGCCCCTGCCCAAGCACATCGACGAGGACAAGGTGATCGCCGCCATCGACAAGTCGAAGGACGTTGACGGCTTCCACCCCCTGAACGTCGCGGCGCTGTGGCAGAAACAGCCCTGCACGCTTCCCTGCACCCCGAAAGGCATCCTCAAGATGCTGCGGACCGCCGGGGTGGAGATCGCCGGCAAGCGCACCGTGGTGATCGGCCGCAGCAATATCGTGGGGCTTCCCGTCTCGAAGCTGCTGCTCGACGCGAATGCCACGGTGACGATGGCCCACAGCCGCACGCGCGACCTGGCTGAAGTGACGCGCGGGGCGGAGATTCTGGTGGTGGCCATCGGGCGTCCGAAATTCGTCACCGCCGACATGGTCTCCGAGGGCACCGTGGTGATTGACGTGGGTGTCAACCGCGACCCGGAGACGGGCAAGTTGTGCGGCGATGTCGATTTCGCGGCCGTCGAGCCCAAGGCTTCGGTCATCACCCCCGTTCCGGGCGGTGTCGGGCCGATGACGATCTGCTGCCTGATGGAGAACACGATCGAGTGCTTCTTAAATAAAAAGAACCGGAGTTAA
- the purH gene encoding bifunctional phosphoribosylaminoimidazolecarboxamide formyltransferase/IMP cyclohydrolase, whose translation MRALISVSDKTGVVEFAKGLQALGWEVIATGGTMKLLADSGVEVINISDVTGFPEICDGRVKTLHPNVHGGLLARRDDPEHLKALKDNHIEFIDMVCVNLYPFRQTIEKPGVKMEDAIENIDIGGPSMLRSAAKNWADVTVVCDPADYAQILAEIGAGGNTEKATRLKLSAKAYTHTAEYDAMIATYMRAQAGLNEKLFLEFDLVQSLRYGENPHQSAKFYREEKKVPYSLAFAKQLNGKELSYNNIQDANAALCIVREFDEPFCVGLKHMNPCGAATGKDVVEAWTKAYEADKVSIFGGIVATNRTVTKEAAELMKPIFLEIIMAPKFDEGALEVLTTKKNLRLLEVNMEKGAVDPKQYVSVNGGLLVQDLDVATKAVTADMCVTKAKPAPEQMADLNFGWHIVKHVKSNAIVAVKDGRTLGVGAGQMNRIGSAEIALKQAHAAGVTEGLVLASDGFFPFDDCVTLAAEYGVTAIVQPGGSVRDEDSIRKADEKGIAMVFTGERHFKH comes from the coding sequence ATGCGAGCATTAATAAGCGTAAGCGACAAAACCGGTGTCGTGGAGTTCGCCAAGGGGCTGCAGGCCCTTGGCTGGGAGGTGATCGCCACGGGCGGCACGATGAAGCTGCTGGCCGACAGCGGCGTGGAGGTGATCAACATCAGCGACGTTACGGGATTTCCCGAGATCTGCGACGGCCGTGTGAAGACCCTGCACCCGAACGTGCACGGCGGCCTGCTGGCCCGCCGCGACGACCCGGAGCACCTGAAAGCCTTGAAAGACAATCATATCGAGTTCATCGACATGGTCTGCGTGAACCTCTATCCGTTCCGTCAGACGATCGAGAAGCCCGGCGTGAAGATGGAGGACGCCATCGAGAACATCGACATCGGCGGTCCTTCGATGCTGCGTTCGGCGGCCAAGAACTGGGCCGACGTGACGGTCGTGTGCGACCCCGCGGACTATGCGCAGATCCTCGCCGAGATCGGGGCCGGCGGCAATACCGAAAAGGCCACGCGCCTGAAACTCTCGGCGAAAGCCTACACGCACACCGCCGAATACGATGCGATGATCGCCACCTACATGCGCGCTCAGGCGGGTCTGAATGAAAAGCTGTTCCTCGAGTTCGACCTCGTGCAGTCGCTGCGCTACGGCGAGAACCCCCACCAATCGGCGAAATTCTACCGTGAGGAAAAGAAGGTTCCCTACTCGCTGGCGTTCGCCAAGCAGCTCAATGGCAAGGAGTTGTCGTACAATAATATTCAGGACGCCAACGCCGCGCTGTGCATCGTGCGCGAGTTCGACGAGCCGTTCTGCGTGGGTCTGAAACACATGAATCCCTGCGGCGCGGCTACGGGCAAGGATGTCGTGGAGGCGTGGACCAAGGCTTACGAGGCCGACAAGGTGTCGATCTTCGGCGGTATCGTGGCCACGAACCGCACGGTGACGAAGGAGGCCGCCGAGCTGATGAAGCCGATCTTCCTCGAAATCATCATGGCCCCGAAATTCGACGAAGGCGCTCTCGAAGTGCTCACGACGAAAAAGAACCTGCGTCTGCTCGAAGTCAACATGGAGAAGGGCGCCGTCGATCCCAAACAGTATGTGAGCGTCAACGGCGGTCTGCTGGTGCAGGACCTCGACGTGGCGACGAAGGCCGTGACGGCGGATATGTGCGTGACGAAGGCGAAGCCCGCCCCGGAGCAGATGGCGGACCTGAACTTCGGCTGGCACATCGTCAAGCACGTGAAGTCGAACGCCATCGTGGCGGTGAAGGACGGCCGGACGCTGGGCGTCGGCGCCGGGCAGATGAACCGCATCGGCTCGGCGGAGATCGCCCTGAAACAGGCGCATGCCGCAGGCGTCACCGAGGGTCTGGTGCTGGCATCGGACGGTTTCTTCCCCTTCGACGACTGCGTGACGCTGGCCGCCGAATACGGCGTGACGGCGATCGTGCAGCCCGGCGGATCGGTCCGCGACGAAGATTCGATCCGCAAGGCCGACGAGAAAGGCATTGCGATGGTGTTCACCGGCGAGAGGCATTTTAAGCATTAG
- the purD gene encoding phosphoribosylamine--glycine ligase: protein MKVLVIGSGGREHAIVDALTRSPQVEKIYCAPGNAGIARQAECVSIRETEVERLRDFAAEQGVGLTVVGPEVALAAGVVDCFKAAGLRIFGPTKAAARIESSKEFAKELMAKYGVPTAGFRAFTDYAGALAYVQGRPLPAVLKYDGLAAGKGVVIARTMAEAEAALRDMLLDDKFGEGKVVVEDYLEGPEFSFMCFVSGHQVWPMVLAQDHKRAYDGDEGPNTGGMGAYSPLPFITAEDERYALERIMQPVADAMVAEGCPFEGVLYGGLMKTARGIEVIEFNARFGDPETEVVLPRLKSDIVDIFCAVAEGRDTQLEWHDFAALGIVLASKGYPGDYEKGHEIEGLDRVGGTVYHMGTKADGGRILTNGGRVLFVVGTGRDLAEARKNALADVARIDCDNLFHRTDIGHWALDD from the coding sequence ATGAAAGTTTTGGTAATAGGTTCCGGCGGCCGCGAACACGCCATTGTCGATGCGCTGACGCGCTCGCCGCAGGTCGAAAAGATCTACTGCGCTCCCGGCAACGCGGGCATCGCCCGGCAGGCCGAGTGCGTGTCGATCCGCGAGACCGAGGTGGAGCGCCTGCGCGATTTCGCCGCGGAGCAGGGCGTCGGACTTACGGTCGTGGGACCCGAGGTGGCGTTGGCGGCGGGAGTCGTCGATTGCTTCAAGGCGGCCGGACTGCGCATCTTCGGCCCCACGAAGGCCGCGGCGCGCATCGAGTCCTCGAAGGAGTTCGCCAAGGAGCTGATGGCCAAATACGGCGTTCCGACGGCGGGGTTCCGCGCGTTCACCGACTACGCCGGGGCGTTGGCCTACGTGCAGGGGCGTCCCCTGCCCGCGGTGCTGAAATACGACGGACTGGCCGCCGGCAAGGGCGTGGTGATCGCCCGGACGATGGCCGAGGCCGAAGCGGCGCTGCGGGACATGCTGCTCGACGACAAGTTCGGCGAGGGCAAGGTGGTCGTCGAGGATTACCTCGAAGGCCCCGAGTTTTCGTTCATGTGCTTCGTTTCGGGACACCAGGTGTGGCCGATGGTGCTGGCGCAGGACCACAAGCGGGCCTACGACGGCGACGAAGGTCCCAATACGGGCGGTATGGGCGCCTATTCGCCCCTGCCGTTCATCACGGCCGAGGACGAACGGTACGCCCTGGAGCGGATCATGCAGCCCGTTGCCGACGCGATGGTCGCCGAGGGGTGTCCTTTCGAAGGGGTGCTTTACGGCGGGCTGATGAAGACCGCACGGGGCATCGAGGTCATCGAGTTCAACGCCCGTTTCGGCGATCCCGAGACCGAAGTGGTGCTGCCGCGTCTGAAGAGCGACATCGTTGACATCTTCTGCGCCGTGGCCGAGGGCCGCGACACGCAGTTGGAGTGGCACGACTTCGCGGCGCTGGGCATCGTGCTGGCCTCGAAAGGCTATCCGGGCGACTACGAAAAGGGACACGAGATCGAGGGCCTCGACCGCGTCGGGGGGACCGTTTACCACATGGGCACCAAGGCCGACGGCGGACGGATTCTCACCAACGGGGGCCGTGTGCTGTTTGTCGTGGGCACGGGCCGCGATCTGGCCGAGGCGCGGAAGAATGCGCTGGCCGACGTAGCCCGCATCGACTGTGACAATCTGTTCCACCGCACCGACATCGGTCACTGGGCTCTCGACGATTGA
- a CDS encoding GNAT family N-acetyltransferase, translating into MIEFKPVRLEDRAVIERYTMPSGICNCDLAFANMYCWQEVFHSAWAEIDGFLVIRFQIDGGERIGYMQPVGTGDLGAIIPSLREDAHAHGQRLRIIGLTDEGRETIARVHPCRFAFESDRALEDYVYNADDLRNLAGRRYQPKRNHINRFEAEYPDYRYEELTPDRFEACMALERTWRREHEGHTSELCAEQRAMQRAFRHFGELGLIGGCIYVGDRLAAFTYGSAVNDHTFDTHVEKADTEFDGAFTIINKLFAQHLPERFTLINREEDLGLEGLRHAKLSYHPAFLQHKFTAICLHPDELACKDLWLKSFGDEEQFADSFIMRYYSRERMLTAEVEGRTAAMLHLVPFDTELGRTTYIYAVATDPAFRGRGLASQLMREAMQAIAERGNDAAFLIPTPGQEWLHGFYGRFGFDGAVPTEFVTPDGFDFGTGDTATDLAMVWRRDPSAPLPGKLTATYRK; encoded by the coding sequence ATGATTGAATTCAAACCCGTGCGCCTCGAGGACCGGGCGGTCATCGAGCGCTATACCATGCCGTCGGGCATCTGCAACTGCGACCTCGCCTTCGCCAACATGTACTGCTGGCAGGAGGTGTTCCACAGCGCGTGGGCCGAGATCGACGGATTCCTCGTCATCCGCTTCCAGATCGACGGCGGCGAGCGCATCGGCTACATGCAGCCCGTCGGAACGGGCGACCTGGGAGCCATCATCCCCAGCCTGCGCGAGGACGCCCACGCCCACGGACAGCGGCTGCGGATCATCGGACTGACGGACGAGGGCCGCGAAACGATCGCCCGGGTGCACCCCTGCCGCTTCGCCTTCGAATCGGACCGCGCGCTGGAAGATTACGTCTACAACGCCGACGACCTGCGCAACCTCGCCGGACGCCGCTACCAGCCCAAGCGCAACCACATCAACCGTTTCGAGGCCGAATACCCCGACTATCGCTACGAGGAGCTGACACCCGACCGTTTCGAAGCCTGCATGGCCCTCGAACGCACCTGGCGGCGGGAACACGAGGGGCACACCTCGGAGCTGTGCGCCGAACAGCGGGCCATGCAGCGGGCCTTCAGGCATTTCGGGGAACTGGGACTGATCGGCGGCTGCATCTACGTCGGCGACCGGCTGGCGGCCTTCACCTACGGCTCGGCGGTCAACGACCACACCTTCGACACCCATGTCGAAAAAGCCGACACGGAGTTCGACGGCGCCTTCACGATCATCAACAAGCTCTTCGCCCAGCACCTCCCCGAGCGTTTCACGCTCATCAACCGCGAGGAAGACCTCGGACTGGAGGGCCTGCGGCACGCCAAACTCTCCTACCACCCGGCATTCCTCCAGCACAAGTTCACGGCGATCTGCCTGCACCCCGACGAGCTGGCCTGCAAGGATCTGTGGTTGAAATCTTTCGGCGACGAAGAGCAGTTCGCCGACTCGTTCATCATGCGTTACTATTCGCGGGAACGGATGCTGACGGCAGAGGTCGAAGGCCGCACGGCGGCGATGCTCCACCTCGTGCCGTTCGACACGGAGCTGGGGCGCACGACCTATATCTACGCCGTGGCGACGGACCCCGCATTCCGGGGCCGCGGGCTGGCGTCGCAACTGATGCGCGAAGCGATGCAGGCGATCGCGGAGCGCGGCAACGACGCGGCGTTCCTCATCCCGACGCCTGGCCAGGAGTGGCTGCACGGATTTTACGGCCGTTTCGGATTCGACGGGGCCGTGCCGACGGAGTTCGTCACCCCGGACGGGTTCGACTTCGGGACGGGCGACACGGCGACCGACCTGGCGATGGTCTGGCGGCGCGACCCGTCGGCCCCGCTGCCCGGGAAACTGACGGCGACCTACCGCAAATAA